From a region of the Romeriopsis navalis LEGE 11480 genome:
- a CDS encoding RNA recognition motif domain-containing protein: MGIYLGNLSYAVTVDAITEVFSAYGTVKRVQLPMDRETGKPRGFAFIDMSPEVDEENIIEALNGAEWMGRELKANKAKPREPQGSARPRQRY; the protein is encoded by the coding sequence ATGGGTATTTATTTAGGCAATCTATCCTACGCCGTGACGGTAGATGCCATTACAGAGGTGTTTTCTGCCTATGGCACGGTGAAGCGAGTGCAATTACCAATGGATCGTGAAACGGGTAAGCCCCGTGGATTTGCATTTATTGATATGAGTCCAGAGGTGGATGAAGAGAATATTATTGAAGCCTTGAACGGGGCGGAGTGGATGGGACGTGAGCTAAAAGCGAATAAAGCGAAGCCTCGAGAACCGCAAGGCAGTGCGCGGCCGCGGCAGCGTTATTAA
- a CDS encoding S9 family peptidase — protein sequence MPAQSIARYGEWKSPISSDLIVAGTVGLGQICLDTDRVYWSESRPTEAGRNVIVSWQPNGTTQEINPAPFNARTRVHEYGGGAFQVQNGTVYFSNFADQQIYQAQTDSAPTALTAPGKLRYTNVCFDAPRDRLIAIREDHSNDAQEAVNTLVSIDLSGQQTVLAAGHDFFASPSLNADASKIAWLTWDHPNMPWDGTEVWAADIQADGSLSQITKVAGGPEESVFQPQWGPDGQLYFVSDRTDWWNLYRWDGQAIEAICPKPAEFGLPQWVFDMSTYGFADAHTLLCTYTEDTGKLATIDLKTLKLTEVAIPYTSISGLQVSNGIAAFVGGSALQPSAIVRLDLATGKTQELRRATDLTIDPGYMSKPRVVEFPTENGLTAYGLYYAPNNKDFAAPDDERPPLLVKSHGGPTASASGDFNLKIQYWTSRGFGFLDVDYGGSTGYGRAYRQRLNGNWGIVDVQDCVNGAKYLVNQDEVDGDRLVIAGGSAGGYTTLCALTFYDVFKAGASYYGVSDLEVLATDTHKFESRYMDSMIGPYPEQKQIYFDRSPINFVDQLSCPAIFFQGDEDKVVPPNQAEMMVDMLNKKGLPVAYVLYEGEQHGFRKAENIKRTLDGEFYFYSQVFGFQPADNIEPVEINNLTAKV from the coding sequence ATGCCTGCTCAATCAATCGCGCGTTACGGTGAATGGAAATCGCCGATCAGCTCTGATCTCATCGTGGCAGGTACCGTCGGTCTAGGGCAGATTTGCTTGGACACCGATCGCGTCTACTGGAGTGAATCTCGGCCCACTGAAGCAGGACGCAATGTGATCGTCAGTTGGCAACCCAACGGCACAACCCAAGAAATTAACCCGGCCCCCTTCAATGCTCGCACCCGCGTCCATGAATATGGCGGTGGGGCGTTCCAAGTGCAAAACGGCACTGTTTATTTCTCTAACTTTGCGGATCAACAGATTTATCAAGCCCAGACAGATAGCGCCCCAACAGCCCTCACGGCCCCTGGGAAACTGCGCTACACCAATGTTTGCTTCGATGCCCCCCGCGATCGCTTAATTGCCATTCGGGAAGACCACTCGAATGACGCCCAAGAAGCCGTTAACACCCTCGTTAGTATTGATTTGTCCGGCCAGCAGACAGTCTTAGCTGCAGGCCATGACTTTTTTGCCTCGCCGAGTCTGAATGCCGATGCCTCGAAGATCGCTTGGCTGACCTGGGATCACCCCAATATGCCCTGGGATGGCACAGAAGTTTGGGCCGCCGACATTCAAGCTGATGGCAGTTTGAGTCAGATCACCAAAGTTGCCGGTGGGCCGGAGGAATCAGTTTTCCAGCCACAGTGGGGACCCGACGGTCAACTTTACTTTGTGAGCGATCGCACCGATTGGTGGAACCTCTACCGCTGGGATGGTCAAGCCATTGAAGCAATTTGTCCCAAACCGGCAGAGTTTGGTTTACCACAGTGGGTATTTGATATGTCCACCTATGGGTTTGCCGACGCGCATACCCTGCTGTGCACCTACACCGAAGACACGGGTAAACTCGCCACCATTGACCTCAAGACCCTGAAATTAACCGAAGTCGCGATTCCCTACACCAGTATCAGCGGTCTCCAAGTCAGCAATGGCATTGCGGCATTCGTCGGCGGCTCGGCACTCCAACCGAGTGCGATCGTCCGACTCGATTTAGCCACGGGTAAAACGCAAGAACTGCGCCGGGCGACGGATCTAACCATTGATCCCGGCTACATGTCAAAGCCGCGGGTGGTAGAATTCCCGACGGAAAATGGCTTAACGGCCTACGGCCTATATTACGCACCAAATAACAAAGACTTTGCAGCACCGGATGATGAACGCCCACCACTACTGGTCAAAAGTCATGGTGGCCCAACGGCTTCCGCCTCCGGTGACTTTAATCTGAAAATTCAATATTGGACCAGTCGCGGGTTTGGCTTCCTCGATGTGGACTACGGCGGCAGCACCGGCTATGGTCGCGCTTACCGACAACGACTGAATGGCAACTGGGGCATCGTCGATGTCCAGGATTGCGTCAATGGGGCGAAATATTTGGTCAACCAGGATGAGGTGGATGGCGATCGCTTAGTCATCGCCGGGGGCAGTGCCGGGGGCTACACCACGCTGTGCGCTCTCACCTTCTACGACGTATTCAAAGCGGGTGCCAGCTACTATGGCGTCAGTGATTTGGAAGTTCTGGCGACGGACACCCACAAGTTTGAGTCTCGCTATATGGACAGCATGATTGGCCCATACCCGGAGCAAAAGCAGATTTACTTCGATCGTTCTCCCATTAATTTTGTTGATCAGCTTTCCTGTCCGGCGATCTTCTTCCAAGGCGACGAAGACAAAGTCGTGCCACCGAACCAGGCCGAAATGATGGTGGACATGCTAAATAAAAAAGGCTTACCTGTTGCCTACGTACTATACGAAGGTGAACAACACGGCTTCCGTAAAGCCGAGAATATCAAACGCACCCTGGACGGGGAATTTTATTTCTATTCCCAAGTTTTTGGCTTCCAACCCGCCGACAACATCGAGCCCGTTGAAATTAACAACTTAACGGCAAAAGTCTAA
- a CDS encoding ABC transporter ATP-binding protein, translating into MTAAVSLHQVQKSFNNAAPVVNDLSFDIQAGEMFGLLGPNGAGKSTTIRMITTLTQPTGGLIQVAGYDAVKQKSSVKQRIGVVLQQTSIDGDMSVWENMEFHGRLHHIPTKQRQERIDRWLDYVELTEKRDDKAKTLSGGMKRRLQIARALLHEPGILFLDEPTVGLDPQTRRRLWEIIRNLNKTEGLTMLLTTHYMDEVEYLCDRIGIMDKGKLIELGTLAELRQNHGEGLVVKQKSDAKNGQAEQWDYKFFPTLDQANQFLDTQSEKTGMMTRPSNLEDIFVELTGRNLD; encoded by the coding sequence ATGACCGCCGCTGTATCCCTGCATCAAGTCCAGAAAAGTTTCAATAACGCGGCACCAGTCGTTAACGATCTCTCCTTCGATATTCAAGCCGGTGAAATGTTCGGTTTACTTGGCCCCAATGGTGCTGGTAAATCGACCACAATTCGGATGATTACCACCCTGACCCAACCCACGGGCGGGTTAATCCAGGTTGCAGGCTACGATGCCGTAAAACAAAAATCCAGCGTCAAACAACGAATCGGTGTGGTGCTCCAACAAACCAGCATCGATGGCGATATGAGCGTCTGGGAAAATATGGAGTTTCATGGTCGACTCCACCACATTCCGACAAAGCAGCGCCAAGAACGAATCGATCGCTGGCTGGATTACGTCGAGCTGACGGAAAAGCGTGACGACAAAGCCAAGACGCTTTCGGGCGGGATGAAACGCCGGTTACAGATTGCACGGGCCTTGCTCCACGAACCCGGAATTTTATTTCTGGATGAACCCACGGTCGGACTTGATCCCCAGACCCGTCGTCGCCTGTGGGAAATCATTCGGAACTTAAATAAGACCGAAGGTTTGACAATGCTATTGACAACGCATTATATGGATGAAGTGGAATATTTATGCGATCGTATCGGCATTATGGACAAAGGTAAGCTGATCGAACTCGGAACGTTAGCGGAATTGCGCCAAAATCACGGCGAAGGCTTAGTCGTAAAACAGAAGAGCGATGCCAAAAACGGTCAAGCGGAACAATGGGACTACAAGTTCTTTCCAACGCTTGATCAGGCAAATCAATTCCTCGATACGCAGTCGGAAAAAACTGGCATGATGACGCGCCCCTCCAACCTAGAGGATATTTTTGTCGAGCTAACTGGTCGGAATTTGGATTGA
- a CDS encoding methylglyoxal synthase, which yields MSICVALIAHDSKQDDIVALAKKYRATLSRYHLIATDETGGAIAAATGLEIERLASRAQGGIVQVAARVVTGEVMGVIFLMDALQPHPYEADYLALLRVCNLHEIPLATNIATAELSIQGVAKRREAYLIFNPVAGQGNPDRDLALIRQILEPQLNLHTIFTQPDIEPAVQAREAIEAMQSLKAEVEPGCIIACGGDGTVSAIAGATINTGIPLGVIPRGTANAFAVALGLPTDLKWASETIASGNTRMVDAAYCNDVPMVLLAGVGFEAGMVNNASRELKNRLGTLAYVFSAAQQFFTQEDFNVMVELDGEILEFKTGAVTIANSAPPTSVMAQGFGEVIPDDGLLEVTIPVSNTLFQDINTSATLLASALVKSQFEDSNLVCLRTAQLKVTTDPPQTLVVDGEILEANPIEFTCVPKGLTVFSPLSTI from the coding sequence ATGTCAATTTGTGTGGCGCTGATTGCCCATGACAGTAAGCAAGACGATATTGTTGCCCTGGCGAAAAAGTATCGTGCTACGCTCTCTCGCTATCACCTGATTGCGACTGATGAAACAGGGGGGGCGATCGCGGCGGCAACGGGTCTAGAAATTGAGCGGTTGGCTTCTCGTGCCCAAGGGGGCATCGTGCAAGTGGCGGCGCGGGTGGTCACCGGTGAAGTTATGGGCGTGATCTTTCTGATGGATGCGCTCCAGCCGCACCCCTATGAGGCCGATTACCTGGCATTGCTGCGAGTCTGCAACCTGCACGAAATTCCCTTGGCGACCAATATTGCGACGGCGGAATTATCGATTCAGGGAGTCGCAAAGCGACGCGAAGCCTACCTGATTTTCAATCCGGTTGCGGGGCAAGGTAATCCCGATCGTGACTTGGCCCTGATTCGTCAAATCCTGGAACCCCAGCTGAATCTCCACACCATTTTCACCCAACCGGATATTGAACCGGCGGTGCAAGCGAGAGAAGCGATCGAGGCCATGCAGTCGCTCAAAGCGGAAGTGGAGCCGGGTTGCATTATTGCCTGTGGTGGCGACGGTACGGTATCAGCGATTGCGGGGGCCACAATTAATACAGGGATTCCGCTAGGGGTGATTCCACGGGGGACGGCTAATGCTTTTGCGGTGGCGTTGGGATTGCCTACCGATCTGAAATGGGCTTCTGAAACGATCGCCTCTGGGAATACCCGGATGGTCGATGCCGCCTACTGCAATGATGTGCCAATGGTGTTATTAGCGGGTGTGGGATTTGAAGCGGGGATGGTGAATAATGCCAGTCGTGAGTTGAAGAATCGCCTGGGGACGCTCGCCTATGTCTTTTCGGCTGCCCAGCAATTTTTCACCCAGGAAGATTTCAATGTCATGGTTGAATTAGATGGTGAGATTTTAGAGTTTAAAACGGGTGCGGTGACGATTGCGAATTCCGCCCCGCCGACTTCCGTGATGGCCCAGGGGTTTGGGGAAGTGATTCCCGACGATGGATTACTCGAAGTGACGATTCCAGTATCCAATACCCTGTTTCAGGACATTAATACCTCTGCAACCCTTTTAGCTTCAGCCCTAGTGAAGTCACAATTTGAAGATAGTAATCTGGTGTGCTTGCGGACGGCGCAGCTGAAAGTCACCACCGATCCGCCTCAGACGTTGGTGGTTGATGGCGAAATTTTGGAAGCGAATCCGATCGAATTTACCTGTGTGCCCAAAGGGTTAACCGTGTTCTCGCCGCTATCGACAATCTAA
- a CDS encoding cation:proton antiporter gives MFLPTVCLMPLIGHDLIPGLWPSASALLATTAAGAEAETYAKALAVAVTLTTVMIFVAAQFFGEIAVRIGLPEVLGELVAGFAIGVSGAHFLMLGNGGPVAESAVAIVQLISASDTTTIQSIFAGPVKILVDEYAAIGVGVLLFKIGLEADLKELIKVGPQAASVAFAGVLLPLVAGFWGLTAIFHLPTIPALFAAAALTATSIGITSRIMQDMGVLNTKEGQIILGAAVLDDILGIAILAVAIGVADNGSVELRSIVGIIFSAILFVVGAIVLNKLFGPRYINFLDKLKNRYSLLIGAIVFLSLMSMVARTIGLEDILGCFAAGIILGDTPATKRLEAACEPLVALFATVFFVTIGAKTDLTVMNLADPESRMGLVIALFLTVVAIVGKVAAGYFLVTKDPVDRLAIGTGMVPRGEVGLVFAGLGAATGALSGAINVAIVLMVIATTFVAPPMLRWVFARKSRRSGLTS, from the coding sequence ATGTTCTTACCAACTGTCTGCCTAATGCCGTTAATCGGCCATGATCTTATCCCGGGGCTATGGCCTTCTGCCTCTGCCTTGCTGGCGACTACTGCTGCTGGAGCGGAGGCCGAAACCTACGCGAAGGCGCTGGCTGTCGCTGTAACGCTCACGACTGTGATGATCTTTGTCGCAGCCCAATTCTTTGGTGAAATTGCCGTGCGGATTGGCCTGCCAGAAGTATTAGGTGAACTGGTTGCCGGTTTCGCGATCGGGGTTTCGGGCGCGCACTTTTTAATGTTAGGCAATGGCGGGCCGGTGGCTGAATCAGCGGTGGCGATCGTGCAGCTAATTTCCGCCAGTGATACCACCACGATCCAATCAATCTTTGCCGGGCCGGTGAAGATTTTAGTCGATGAATATGCCGCGATTGGGGTCGGGGTATTGCTGTTCAAAATTGGTTTAGAGGCCGATTTGAAGGAACTAATTAAAGTTGGTCCCCAAGCGGCGTCAGTGGCTTTTGCTGGAGTGTTATTGCCTTTAGTGGCAGGCTTTTGGGGGTTGACGGCGATCTTTCACCTCCCCACGATTCCGGCGCTGTTTGCGGCGGCGGCATTAACGGCGACGAGCATTGGCATTACTTCCCGCATCATGCAGGATATGGGGGTACTGAATACCAAAGAAGGGCAAATCATTTTAGGTGCGGCGGTGTTGGACGATATCCTCGGCATTGCGATTTTGGCCGTAGCGATTGGGGTGGCGGACAATGGATCGGTGGAGCTTCGGAGTATTGTCGGCATTATTTTCAGTGCCATATTGTTTGTGGTTGGCGCGATCGTGCTCAATAAGTTATTTGGGCCGCGATACATCAATTTTCTTGACAAACTCAAGAACCGCTATAGCCTGCTGATCGGGGCAATCGTCTTTTTGTCATTGATGTCGATGGTGGCGCGCACCATTGGCCTTGAGGATATCCTGGGGTGTTTTGCCGCGGGGATTATTCTCGGGGATACACCAGCAACGAAGCGTTTAGAAGCCGCCTGTGAGCCGCTCGTTGCCCTATTTGCGACGGTGTTTTTTGTCACGATTGGCGCCAAAACTGATTTGACGGTGATGAACCTCGCTGACCCGGAGAGTCGGATGGGTTTAGTGATTGCCTTGTTTCTGACGGTGGTGGCGATCGTCGGTAAAGTTGCCGCTGGATATTTCCTTGTGACCAAAGATCCTGTTGATCGCTTGGCGATTGGGACTGGCATGGTGCCGCGTGGCGAAGTTGGGTTGGTATTTGCCGGGTTAGGTGCGGCGACGGGCGCTTTGTCTGGGGCGATCAACGTGGCGATCGTGTTGATGGTGATTGCGACGACTTTTGTGGCCCCGCCGATGTTGCGCTGGGTGTTTGCGCGAAAGTCGCGGCGATCGGGCCTCACTTCGTAG